From the genome of Poecilia reticulata strain Guanapo linkage group LG22, Guppy_female_1.0+MT, whole genome shotgun sequence:
GGTGTCATGTTTGCATACAACAGAAGTGAGTCAGACATCTGTTCAGTGGcttctattttaaaaattcaaagacTTTAAATGTCAGCATCAGGTGTGCAGCCAAAGAGTTTTAGAGGAAGTGACTTTTGTTGTTCACAAAATCTGCATAAGTGTCCTCAATTTCCCCCCAGAACATTGAGGCTAATCACCAGGTTACTGTCAATCTTTGTATTTCCCAAGGATATAGTTGACTTGGTTCCTGCAATAGCTGTGACACTGGACAGCCTCCACTGAACTCATTACTTTCATATTGAAATGGAGCAAATCAGCCTTTTTTGGGGATGGGAAATGTGTGAAAACTATAaccacagcataaaaaaaacacacacaccattcTTGTAAGATCACATGAGAATTAACTAATGTTGCACTTGTTAGTTTGGTTTCTTTAAGCCTGGGCTTTGATTAGCTGTAAGCCACAATCTGTgatattaacagaaataaaagcttcagaTATGTTACTGTGATACATAAAAGTTTAACTGAATTGCtgaaattttatgtttatgtcttATAAATCAAGTTTTGAACTTTAAATTAACTTatgaaaatgagaattttacTCTTCAACAGCCAGTGTGTCTGATCCAACACGCCTGAATCAAGTGTCTGAATTACATCCTTAGTacgcagtcaggttctccagaatCCTACTAATGACCTGATTAGCAGGATTCTAGTAATCGGGTCATTGCCAATCCTTTTGAGGGATTGGAGAAGCCGGGATGCAAATTTTCACCTTCAACCTCTTTCTACAGGAATGTTTTTATCAAAGGTACAAGACGCACATGACGTACTGAGACTTTATTGTTAGCAAAGGGCAATAACAACGAAGGGAATGTACAAATGTAGAGAGGAAACAGGTTCTTTTCTCAGCTCAATGCATAACACTGAAGGATTATAACTTGGTTATGACACAGTTTACATGTACagtaaaaaatgcttaaagcagctttaaaagtCCTTCCTGGAGATCAATAAATGCTGTGCTTTCTGGCGGAACCAAGAGATCCAATACAAAAGCGACAATAACGAGAGCTTTTGTACAGCTTAAAATGCAAGCCAACGTGTAACcataaaaaactgtaaaaatatctaACATATGAACTAGATTAGTGGGACTGAGAGATATTAAATTAGCTTAATTAAAATTAACctcagaaaatattaaactaaattTAGTAGTTTTCTTCTAAAAACTCATTAAGgcaatttgctttaaaaaaaaaaaactcctttgcaaaaaaaacaggCTGAATAAAAACTGGTTGGGAAATATTAGAAACTTCACAGCTTTGTTAGGAGCAGCTGGGCAGATGGAGAAGCTGGATCAAAATAAACGCAACTCTGCttctttttgcatctttttgataaaaaaagagCAGCCTTTATCACTTAGTCACTATGTCATAACATGTGGAAGAAGTAGGATGTTTCCACATTAAAGTAAACAGCAAACTGATGCAACAGATCCCAAACAGCCAATCTGAAGCAGTCCCTAAAGCTAACATAAACTCCTTCAACATTAAGAAAGTTAGAGCAAAACTAGGTTGGTAGGGCTCTTTAGCCTTTACTGTAGTAAAAAGGCAACTAGACATTACATAAGAAGCCAAAGTAAAAACTTGGGTGTTATTGTATAGTATTTTAAGTATGACCCAGATGCTCGTGATTTTCACTGTCCATTTTGCTTCAACTTTTCCAACCGCTGCAGCAGAGCGTTTCCAAACGCTTCTCTGTATCCCGGACTGAGCGTGTCCAGAAGGGAGTAAACGGTCTCGTGGTACTGGGTGTTCAGCTCCTCATTcacctcatcaaaaacataccccACCACCTGTTCAAATAGAAGATGAATtagatctttaaaaaacaaacaaacaataaaaccttcaaaaccTCTCCACCCCCAGCGTCTCCTACCCTGAGTCCGGCCTCGGTCAGCTCCAGACAGTAGCGGTTCCTCTCTCTTGTCTCCACGTTGATGTAAGTCACGTCCGACGCACTGGTGAGGCTCTGCGAGACGTGCATCTCTGTTACGGCAAAGAGAACGTCGTTGACGATTGCGTCCGCCTCCAACCTCATGTCCTTGACGTCTCCGAGTACAACTGAGTCTTCATCGAAGGCGGATGATATGGACTCCTCCGGGGGACAGTCTACCTCCATCCCCTGCAACACAGAGCAGCATAGTTTGCAGGCATCGCTGCAGCTTTGAACGCAAGACTCTTAAGATGAAATTGGGATTGTggtgttctttatttttatggaaaGCAATACAAAGAAGTCACTGGTTTCTATAGCAATAAAGTAAACTAATAGAACAGCCTGATTCATAGAAAACACAGTTTAGTGCAGTGAAGCAGCTCTTTTTCCTTACATTATTATCTGACTGTGTGTCATGTTTGCcaaaaacagaagtgaaaaacAGACATGTGACATCTGACTGTTCACCAacctccatttttaaaatacacatgtGGGCATCGGGTGTctagtcaaataaataaaaccggttttaatggaaacacgactggttttcttttctgttccaAAATCTTtccaagaaataaaactaaataattgcCTCATCTTTCTCCAAGCATCAAGGCTACAAAGTTCATCACTGCTAATCTTTGCATTTCCCAAGGATATACTTGTAATAACCACTAATTAAGGTAACACCGCTTGTAATTCgacacatttttctgcatttcttgaA
Proteins encoded in this window:
- the gskip gene encoding GSK3-beta interaction protein; translated protein: MEVDCPPEESISSAFDEDSVVLGDVKDMRLEADAIVNDVLFAVTEMHVSQSLTSASDVTYINVETRERNRYCLELTEAGLRVVGYVFDEVNEELNTQYHETVYSLLDTLSPGYREAFGNALLQRLEKLKQNGQ